One window of the Magnolia sinica isolate HGM2019 chromosome 19, MsV1, whole genome shotgun sequence genome contains the following:
- the LOC131235650 gene encoding uncharacterized protein LOC131235650 — MEILPFQIYESLKRYWRRRRYQRLNGAGKRNMRVVRLGGNTRRSWRVRTIPKLRLKIPSPIKILSRIRDAYMDAMLGLAGNGVDAFGGRRVPKARVPSAKVGDFESRLLFEICKSISASRQLAAV, encoded by the coding sequence ATGGAGATTCTCCCGTTTCAAATCTACGAGAGCCTGAAGAGATACTGGCGGAGGCGAAGATATCAACGGCTGAATGGAGCTGGGAAGCGGAACATGCGTGTCGTGAGGCTCGGAGGAAATACTCGCCGATCATGGAGAGTACGGACGATTCCTAAGCTGAGGCTGAAGATCCCATCGCCAATTAAGATCCTCTCTCGGATTCGGGATGCTTACATGGACGCGATGCTAGGGCTGGCGGGAAATGGTGTTGACGCCTTTGGCGGGAGGAGGGTCCCGAAGGCGCGGGTTCCTTCGGCCAAAGTTGGGGATTTTGAGAGCCGTTTGCTTTTCGAAATCTGCAAGTCGATTTCTGCTTCAAGGCAGTTAGCCGCCGTTTga
- the LOC131235651 gene encoding uncharacterized protein LOC131235651: MEILPFQIYESLKRYWRRRRYQRLNGAGKRNVRVVRLGGNSRRSWRVRPIPKLRMKIPSPIKILARIRDAYMNAMLGVAGNGVDAFGGRRVPKARVPSAKAGDFESRLLFEICKSIAASRQLAAV; encoded by the coding sequence ATGGAGATTCTCCCGTTTCAAATCTACGAGAGCCTGAAGAGATACTGGCGGAGGCGAAGATATCAACGGCTGAATGGAGCCGGGAAGAGGAACGTGCGTGTCGTGAGGCTCGGAGGGAATAGTCGCCGATCATGGAGAGTACGGCCGATTCCTAAACTGAGGATGAAGATCCCGTCGCCAATTAAGATCCTTGCTCGGATCCGGGATGCGTACATGAACGCGATGCTGGGGGTGGCAGGAAATGGCGTGGACGCCTTTGGCGGGAGGAGGGTCCCGAAGGCGCGGGTCCCTTCGGCCAAAGCTGGGGATTTTGAGAGCCGTTTGCTTTTCGAAATCTGCAAGTCGATTGCTGCTTCAAGGCAGTTAGCCGCCGTTTGA